Proteins co-encoded in one Nicotiana sylvestris chromosome 7, ASM39365v2, whole genome shotgun sequence genomic window:
- the LOC138873792 gene encoding uncharacterized protein, with protein MNRVGEAANKNIKKILRKMIEKHKQWHEKLLFALLGYRTTVRTSTGATPYMMVYGAEVLIPAEVEIPTLRIIQEAKLDDAEWVKNSYEQIALIDGKRMNAVCHGQLYQNKMSRAFNKRVKQRQFTPGQLVLKKIFPHQDGAKGKFSPNWQGPYMVHEVLTGGALTLAEMDGEVWPKPINSDAVKRYYV; from the coding sequence ATGAACAGAGTCGGAgaggctgccaacaagaacatcaagaagatactaaggaaaatgatagagaagcataagcagtggcacgagaagctcttatttgctttattgggataccgcaccacagtccgcacatcgacaggagcaaccccctatatgatGGTCTACGGTGCAGAGGTactcattcccgccgaggtggaaattcccacattaagaatcatacaggaagcaaaactagatgatgcagaatgggtgaagaataGTTATGAGCAgatagctcttatagatggaaagagaatgaatgcagtttgccatggtcaactttatcagaataagATGTCCAGAgcattcaacaaaagagtcaagcaaagacagttcacaccggggcagctggtattaaagaaaatctttccacatcaagatggagccaaagggaaattctctcccaactggcagggtccgtacatggttcacgaGGTTCTTACAGGAGGAGCCCTcacacttgcagaaatggacggagaagtttggccaaagccgataaattcagatgcagtcaagagatactatgtgtaa